attccgggaaagccttGGACTggttcgtgaagacgaagcaaccgttggcaatcatcggtggtgggtgcccgaaggaattcatcaccgaaagctgtacgaacgccctcgaaaaatttttaagacaaaggattccagtggactcaccgacatgtaaatactcgtcgaagaggtcggccgtttgcccagtagcgagttgtcggatggcaaacgtacacttctgcaatgccgagagactttgccgaccgactgcatctggacctgtttggaagaattcaacacgagcggacaatgtgttgacaatacgcataaacaagcgctttgacatgcgaaaacggcgcctaaatTAATCTTCCGGAAATCGCGGCGagtcggcaaaatagtcggcaacgagcctttcgtgggctccctcccggtcacgatggatgtagcggcgagttgatctagttggttgaggaggaggggcgggggtattcgctgcgacatatgcttcataagcggcacgatgttgttcgtagtattcttgttcttcgcgctccgcttccgcaatgagatggttgaaatccatttgaggttttgagtgagagatagaggtgtagataagttgtatgaaaaatatgaatgagagatgatttgatgtgaaaaatggatgatgaatgtgtgtatttatagatgattttgggggaaaaaaataaaaaaaaataaaaaaatacagtaaaacggtaaaaaaacgaCCATTTATTGGGattggaaaaatatattttttttttggtattattttcgatttaaaaaaaatgattttccaacggatatgccgttggccaatcacacgctgtcacgtcgcctgctcgctggcacggacgtgctcgatgcatcgagcagcgccgtgccagcggcaagagctcAGCGGCAGACAgcggtgccgcgccgctggTACGGACGGATGGACGAGCACCTACTctccgttgtgcatgctctaagGGAGTACAAGGTTAATTGAAtatgtatatttaattttagtttcaGTTATGGTTTGTAATGGATTCCTCGTGATTTCATTTATTCCATGCACTTTGTGATAACATGTGTGATGGGCAATGGAATGGACTTGAACCGAAAATTAGGAAAGCTTATGATTATAAATTTAGCTGTCCCCACCATTATGTTTAGTTGCAGAAACTCTGCCCATAATTCATATTTTGCTGGTCTAATCTTTCTAGAAATAGCATGCAGCCGAACATATCCATCTAATATATCTATATAtgggcatgcacaaaccgaaccggaccaccgattaaccggcggttcagaaccaccggttcatgaaccgaaaccggcgacggttcaagcgggccggttcaggttcggaaATATcacgaaccgtaaccggcggttcaccggttcaaaccgccggttcaataattttttttaaaaaagtattatttataaaatcaatttttatatataaaaatcaattttcacaattaaataaacacaagaatttcataataaccaatatttatttgttgggcctaTGATTCTAATAAAccatttttggttgtttctcttttatagagacatcattgaatattttgtgtttcactttcgatgtgggacaaaatatgttgaattattttctcttataagtacatgtttagatcattcattcatctttttccaatgtgggaaacaaaactttcatttgttttctacttttctttattttttactacattttattattcactaactttatccttatttttgttatgattcattttctaagacaaatttatagataataatagaatcaaatagaatagttcaattaaatttgaatgttgaatgttgctcataatttctatatttatagaatgtggatgtgttcaaataaaaataataattggatttaaatgtgctcacttttaagaattctaagaaatcattcttggttgtttctcttttatagagacattcttgaatattttttgtttcactttcaatgtgggaccaaatatgttgaagtattttcttttataactacatgtttagatcattcattcatttttttccaatgtgggatacaaaactttgattgttttctacttttctttattttttactacattttattattcactaactttatctttatttttgttatgattctttttctaagacaaatttatagataataatagcatcaactagaatagtttaattaaatttgaatgttgcatgttgctaataatttgtatatttatagaatgtagatgtgttcaaataattggatttaaatgtaagtatgttgttaatttttctcaatatattaatttaaatgtgaaaaaaataacaattaatataattggtataataatgataaaaatagataactaaagaatgatttgtttagtggtataatatagtttatatattagtagtagattAATAGGATGATTTTGTACAATAGttgttattctaatagatgtagtataatttatataaataaaattattatttgtgaatatattcttgatagataagaataaacaattattttgtaatatgatttgtatatagataaataattattcatattatagttatcactagattaatacaatttgtataataattattctcttaatgtgtataaattataatggtatttattagttaatatacacataaacttatacacaaacaaatcgataatgataaagaattaaagaataatacttttggtaattatatttgttgttaagttataataatagaagatagttaagatataaactaatatCAACAAAGATGGTGGAGATGTAGCATTAAGTCATGTTAAAATAAACACTAAAACAAGaagaaatgcaaaaaaaaaaaattacgaaccGCCGAatcggcccggaaccggcggttcaggcaaaaaaccggcggttttgaaccgcctcgtGTACCGGtgattttttgaaccggaactggAACCGCTGGGACCCTTAGCGGGCAGGTTCCAGGTCATGGgaatgatgaaccgtgaaccgccagTTCATGAACCAGAACCAGCGGTTCCgacccgtgtgcatgcctataTCTATCTAGATCATCCCATTAATTGTGAAGTGTTTCCCATTTAAAATCGtataatttttaaagttgaaataatattacttattttattttattcttttttcatttaaattataaaataattttatataaatttcattGGCAAAAGTAAATGTTTTACCATTAATGAAACAGAGAGACTATATATAGTGTATAGAGATGTCTTCTAATAATAACTAGAACATGGATGACCACAACTATCAATCAACGATCCcaaaatttcataatataatgGTGTTTAATGTTGCCAAATAGATTTTCGAAAAGGTATCATTCTCAATTCCTTTACAAGGTACTCCTTCCATCTCACTGAAAAtgattgataaggctcatttcatgcatctattttgAAGTGAAATTCGGTAAATTTTGGGAAACTGACTAGTGATTTTGAGTCAGGTGTGTAGAGAATCCGCTGAATTAGGAATTGCATGAAGAAATGAGCGGACAACGGATCAAGGAGGACATGGAGCAATTTTGCACTACacttcaaactgatcaagtgagcgAGAGCAGTAACAACAAAAGGAGATGAAGCAACTTTAAAAGATCCTTAAGAGAAGGGCAGAACAGACATTTTGGAAGAGGAGTGCCCTAGGGATCTAAGcctcaagcctccctataaatagGGAAGGGAAGGAAGATTGAGGCAACACTTATCATCGACTCTCTCTAGAGCTGAGTCTCGAAAGCTCACGTTTACTCTCCAATCCTCCCATTCTCATTCCGCACACTTGGAAATAGGGGTTTAGTAGTTGGTTGTGGTGGTGTTTTCGTTTTAAGTTTGTTGTGTATGTGTTCCACCGTCCGAGAAGGACGAAGAAACAATCGTTTAAATTTCTGTCTGCTACAATTTCTCTTTGAAGTATTTCTTAGTTTAGAACTTCGTATTTGTGAAGCAACTTCTGAATTTGTTAATTTGCATATGATGTTTGAAATATTCTACCGTACTGTTAATCTTATGTGTGTCTTTGTTTTGAGCTGATTCTGTTGGAATTTATCAAGTTTAAGTCATGAATGCTTTCACTTAATTTGGTTGGTTTACTATTCGAGCAGCTTTGTTTAAATCtgattggatgcttttcgcaattgagaATGTAAGATAATGAGATTTCGGTAGATACGTTCCATTTTCTTAGATCTGCTTGATTGTGTTGGATTTTCGGGGATCGCTTTTAGATTACCTAGATATGGAGTTTGGTGCTTTGATTTTTGCATGAATTATGATTTCTGCTGCTCATGCTCTGCtttaagttgatcaagtaggATAGATCCGGTAGTTATAGTtgaatttactttttatatcaTCTTTCCGGTTATTTCCTTTGTTGAGTGCTCAAGTTTATGTTACGTCCTGATTGTTTGCAGAtgtgatgaagaagatgaagtagtCAGGGATTTAGATCTAGAATTGCAGCTTTATTCTTTTTACTTTTGCAACTTTTCTGATGTTAGTTACTTAAGGGACCTGGTCCCCACCTTTCTAGTTATTCTTGTTTAGCCATTTCGGGAAAGTCTAGTATGAGTCTCTCAATTTAGTTCAGTTGATTTCTAGGTTGATCAGTCCAGAGTTAGGAGTAAACAGTCAGTTAAACATGCAGTTTAGTTTGAGTTGATCAATTCAGTAAAAACTAGTTTAAGTCGTTCAGTTTAGTAAATCAAATCTCAACCCACTTGGAAGCGTGGCAACAGCCAACCCCCAAATGTCAACATCAAATATGAAAACacttcatctctgtgggatcgacccttaTTTCCCtttactaattaatagtattgtgggttaaggtcttgaaaagCGAGTTTTGTTCTATTTTGCGCATCCAACGACAGGTAGATTGTCTAAGAGTTGACTAGATCCGTTGATTAACGTCTCTTGGTCCGTCTGTGTAAACTAGTGCCTTTTCAAtgacccacttttctttttcagtttGTCCCAcctaagatgactcattactaaaatgagaatatttttatttctatttttttattcactctctcttaatttactctctccacctaacattattccatctcttactttactctcccacttaacacacaaaataaagttttaTAAATTTGCGTGCCACCCAAGGAAGGAGTCATCTTCTTTGGGACAGAGTGAGTAGTTATCTTACCCATTTATATCTcaatattttcatattattcatattataaaactaaatcATGATAGAATAACCGTGAATTATAGCCAATCATATTCATTCTAGAAAATTGTACTGAATTCCTAGGGTGTTTACAACAGTGGACGATCACATTGTCGGACTATCGTCTACTATTGTAGGTATCCGCCCACCCCTCGCCGCAGCCGCCCGCCCTTCACATAGTCCGCGACCCAAGGACAGACGATCAATCCTCTAGGCGATTGTCAGCTATTGCGGGCATTCGGACAATGATTATTTTCTCCCCATTTTTCACTCTATAAATACACCGCATTTCAACCTTCATTTCTCACTCCTTCCAATCTCTTTGCCCATTTCACTTCTCCCTCAGTCTAGTATAATGAATCTCAGTGACGATTCGACTTTGGATGTCCTAAATCGGGCCATTGATCGTGCCATGTTAGATTACGGTATGCATTATTACGAGCACATGGTCCAACAACAACGACAACAACATGCAGAACTGGTCCCGAGGTCAATCGTACATCGGGAGTCGGTCTTCCGAGAGCATGTCATAGTTGTCGAATGGCTGTTCGCGGACTATTTTGCCTCGGAACCATGGTGGGGCATGACGGTATTTCACCTGCGTTTTAGAATGCGACGTGAGGTTTTCATGGGCATTGCTAACACGTTGGaggcacgtgatgaatacttccagcaGCGTCCCGATGCCAGCGGCAGACCGGATTGTCGATACTGCAGAAGTGCAATGCAATTAGGCAGTTTGCCTACAGTGGACTACAATGCGCGACCAACAAGCCTATTCTCGCCTCCAGGCCGATGTGATCGAAAAAAAGTTTGGTAATGTAATAACCATTGAAACTTGCTTGTAgctttttttagttattttagcgTTTTACTGTTTTGTCTTTTTAATATCACCAAGATTTTCATATTGTCCActgaaatttatgttttattttactattttattttatttgaaaacacaaaaataaaaaagaaatacaaaATGGTTGTCAAAAGATAGGACAAATTTATAGTCAGTGTGTATAGTCCGGGCTATTATAGGTGTATGTGTTGCAAGACAAAATGTTGGCGTGACAGATGAAAAATGGAGATAGGGCGGATGTATAGTCCGCCTTATTGCGAATGTACTTATAATTTGATCATAAATTTTGTGATTTCTGCGTAGCCATGATTCttcatatactccatccgtccgcgaatagaagtcccggtccattattacaataaatGATAAAGaggctccacattccactagctcattccactcacatacttcctccgtcccataaaaatatgggtggATTATATGACACgggaattaagaaaaaattggtaaagtaagaaagatgaggagaagagtagttaaagtagtgtgagtggatagtgagacccacattattattagtgttttgaTGATGGTATGagttgtaaataacttgatgtATATGAGTAATACATAGggataactttccataaatatgtccatatttttatgggacagacgtAAATGGagagtgcacatatttttatgggaccgagggagtatcatctacaactaatatatacaagtgagacacatattccactaactttctgcctcccacttttcttaacatttcttaaaacccatactgaaaaaaaatgagactcttattcgcggataAAGAGAGGAATTATACATTCTACTCCTTTTGTTCAATAACCATCCATATCTCAATACTTATTACTTCtcattaaaatgaaataaaatttctcTCACCAAAATTCGGCTCACGGATTCACGAGTGAAGCTAACTTATCAGTTTCATTTGAATTGATATCCTTAACTAACTCTATGTATGTTGGCAGTCTTATCAAACCATTAAGCAATTCGATTCAGGCTTTTCTAACCAAAATCGCGCATTTTATGTCACCTTATTCTAAGTTGTATTTAATTTTAGGCTAACAATACTTGATTTAAACCTCAGCCTAAATTCTTGTTTAAATGAGTCAACAACTAATTATTGTTATTTCCAAAGCTCGCCTTTCGGCAGTAATTAACTTGTTACATGTAATAAATTCCTAATGCAACATGTTAACTAGAAACAAGTATCAGCTGACATACAGATATATTAAATGTATAGAATAAAGTTTATGATAACAATGCTAAAATCACTAATAAAAGGTAGACTATTCAATCAACACTACTATAAATCAGATGGAATCAATCATACACTTAAACACAAAAAGCAATGGGTGAAAACACAGTTGAACAAGGCGATGATAGCAACGACTTATTAACAGAAAAAACTGCAGAACTCGAAAAGGCAATGGAAGATCTGAAACAAGCTAATGAAGAAGCCGTGCAGTCATGGCTGGACTCTCGACCGCTGATCGATGAGCTCGAAAAGATTCAAGCCGAGTTAAACGCAACGAGAGCCAGAGTGGCCAACGCGAACAGTGTCATTTCCGACCTTCAAGCGCAGCTGGGAACGACAGAGATGTGCATCAAGTCGGCCAAGGACGAAGAGCATAATATGCAGATGAGAATGAACGTCTTGAATCAAGACGTGCACACGATGCAGGAGGAGACGGAACAGCTCAAAGCGAAGATAGTTAGGAAACGAAGGAAAATATCGAAACTGAAGCTAGGGCTGCGACTCAAGAGGCAGACGCTCGAGACGTTTGAGCTCACTTGTGAGGCAGTGGAGCTCGAATCACGAGCCTTTCATGCCTCGTTAGCTCAAGCGTTGTACTACATTGATAACTCTGAGGCCGCGAATGTAATGATCCATCTGAGTCAAGAGGAATACGGACGTCTGAAACAGGAAGCCAACGAGCGAATCTCAGATTCAGAGAGGCGAGTTTCAAAATCTGCGGACGAGAAACTTAGAGCGGAGAAGGCCAGAGACTTGGCTTTCAGGAGACTACTGACCTTGCATCCACACAACAGATTTCGGCAGAACAATATCAGAGAACAAATAACTAACATGAAGAGGCCGCGATATCCGAGCAAACGTAGACATGGGTTTAACTCTCCAACAGGAGCTAATCAGCATCAGAAATCCAAAAACTACTATACTTTTCATGTAAAGAAAAAGGAGTCAATCTTTTTCaggattaaaattttcattgtGCCATGTTTAACAAAGTACTTTAAACGACCTGCAGTGTAATAAAGATTGGtgtgatattaaaaaatattcctTTTTAATGTTTTATGAAAGAAATATGAAACCAGAAAATATACATCAAATGGACATAAAAGACTTGTGTTAGAAGATACACGAAGATTACACGAATCAAGGGAAATATATGGAATTAATGTAGGAATATATTGTGCCATAAATATAGACTAGCCATTTTTGTAAATTAGGTTTTCCTTATTTGTAGAGTTTTCTAGCCTATTTAACGTTGTaatctctacgttgatgatcaATGAATAATACACCGATTTCGCTATCACACGActaacatggcatcagagcctAAACGATCGTGGCTCAAAAAAGTATCATCATAGCCAATACCCTTTCCCGACCCTTTTCAGGCCAAAACCACAAACAGAACTTACATTCAAAATGTCAGACACCGAAGATACGAATGAGGTAGAAGAAAGCCTCAGAAATAGCAAAAGCATCACAGTACAGTTCAAACTGAATGGTAGAAACTACCCGCTGTGGGCACGATTGATCAAACTGAAGATTGGAGGCAGGGGTGCCTACGCACACATAAAAAATGATCCCCCAGAACCAGGGAGCAAATGATACGACGAATGGGAAGAGAACGACCTCGTGGTGTTCTCATAGATTGTCGACAATATTGAGAACGACATCATCGCGGATTTCGCCCACCACCAGACCTTGAAGGCTCTGTGGGACAACCTCGCAGTGACATTCGAAAGCAAGGCAGATCGATACCTCATTTACGACCTGGAAGAAAAGGCAATCAACATCAAACAAGGTAATATGGATCTCGAAACCTACTACAGAAAGATTCACGGATTGTGGATCAATATAGATCGGAGTCAGAAACAACCGATTAGCTGTTGTGATAAGGGGATCGAACAGTTCCGGAACTACTCCAATTCCAAACGGCTTATTGAAAGGACCTCAgggcgcttaggtgtcgttcaagcaaggatatatcctactggtcaggatagagatcctaactaagcctagaccctggtttcaaaaattcctcaacccacttctactgatcagtatagtggtggtaagggtcgaatcccacagagatggtacgttaaaactattgtggtgatattctggatggtttggttagctaccacgctcgggttgagtctctacctaggcaagaacttaaaggtaatttcctactgactggaatggggaaagaagtgtaggggtgcagctgtgtacgtggaaataggggGACATTtttataacagaaaatatttggaaggtacgagattctattttgggctagacagaatattcagagggtagtgttagtcatggtgactaggcagacagatctgcaggttataactaaaagtaaaggacaaaaaagcaaaaaacatctaaaaagcaaagtggtccccaacattagacatggacatcatcttcttcaacaacacaaactaaaatcagaaaataattccagattcaacacggaaacacagtttatcaaatcgcgaacacagatccacaaataagaacaccaaatctgaaatcaaaacacagaaaatgcaactccgcgtactggtcagcaggaaaatgaaaacgaactcaaacaagacttcacatgcagcgattcactcacgatcaatagttccacatttaactaaaggaattttgacggaaacaaagaaaggaaagtttcagcacttaaaacaccaaggaaccttagatctaagctaactaggcggaataggaaggaaaagaaatcaacaccataactgaaacggaaatcaacttcatatcataaacacgttcggatcttccacaagtacttcaaaaacagaaaatatccaaaagcaaacaaagatccaacgtaaggaaagcaagtaaattaaactacgaaagcgaataaaagtgttttgccactccgggcgatgatatctctaactacggttctgctggctggaacggacgatctgGAACTCagggaacatctagatcttcaagtgaccatggcagtggcgaggaacgagattcaggactgggctgaaggactgaactccgagagaattctacctaagagtgatgatgatgaattggTTGAtgatcattctctctccaagtggcttccttttatagggaggcttacccttgatttttagggtaagaccttgcagtgagatgacttctttgcccttaattgtgattgagcagtcccagctatcctccttctccatctcgagccatttttgcatgtatactggttagtacgtaatcgtcctaacgcccttttcacttgaagtgtctgaaactctgcctactggctagaacacttaccctgcacgcttaagcaactagttttgcagatataattcaattatgcacatcatactgacccataacctaggcctagaatacgacttatcaaactgctcacacttaccacatgctcgtcctcaagcgtgaagaacaaacaaaaaggaataagtcgaattctagcctggttactcccctgaccgactctacctaaactagactctatactataacgacgcaaagaaaaacatttggtcaaacacataaaaacacacaaacacaaataaaaactaaaacacaaagattgggctatattttcaaccatcccttacctcgggatctggtgcaatccggccttagacagccttgaacttctgccaccccccattccttcctggtcagtatatccgcttgtcaagatcgcccaaactctcggccaaacactagattcactcggtctctcatacctcaccaggaatgttgggaccgcattctctcaatatgctcaaccacgctTGCTTCGGACTttgatctcacgtgcagctactgaagggcttaaaggcttgtaatggggctattgggttgtagtgttttggggtagatgttcctaaggctctaagtttcaacatttctattttattgatgtgggggggactgtgtgcattaggcttctgatcagttgcttcttagttggcgcttctggcttgggtctccaactggtcagtatcatcttgtggctttgccacccttattccttctcttttttttctgtggtcaagtttctgaccatttttctccacattcttctttctctttttcctttgtggcttcgccacccttataccttcttctctccccctttttttttctttttgtggaccCGGGATAACTCCCTAGTCAATTTTCTTCCGAaccttcttgcccagctggagtctgctttcttgtacatctttctggccagtaagcttcattcgcctcacgctttgcacacacacagtcccaggggctaggggtatttatctgggtaaaagaGTGAGGAAAAGAGGTTCTAAGGGtggtatattattattattattattattattattattattttttgaaacgggggtttcctactgccttcagtgtttgctacccgtggtcacttcatcctaggcaaattgtggcagcctctccttcttttcaatatttgtggaaagtggttccactttaagcttataactcacatttgaaGAAGGCTTTCGcgcttggctctaagtatgggcttttctctcatactcacatcatctatcctgattAGGAGGTACTAGGGAAGGTGGTTttggttttccagcatgtcttatttccctcagttcccttcaccgtcagctcaagacggttgagttttaagcccaatcaacacacaaattaaaaaagGTTGGGATGGAtcgttgaaccaggcgtagattaggttgtaacccaagaagagttgaaccaggcgtagattaggatcgttgagatggatagatcgggagatagtggactgaaactgtcctACCCCtgggtgagtaagctcttcccaagctacctggggctcaaagtccacatgcctgcagggaatcccccgctccctatctctccactcgggccctatggcctcctccaaactgcatatccctagccgaacagtccattcaatcaaattcatcctaatctctcctccaaatactctgaaactgatacactctacatccaaatccgttgtgaccttgaatcgaaaggtcgcgaaaaattctttggccaaatcgaccggaacattcaaattctcattccttaacagccattcaaaacccaattcatggaaaagggcgagaaacgattcccgaacctttaattcatctaacgaggggagatgaattacctttccacacttaacctccttgccttttgcgttcttggtgcgatagatggattggagctccttggagtcaaaaaattgcatcccctccaccacgtcatctgtgagctccaccgtccaacgcttatatcggagtggttctgcaggtggatgcaatagttcccgatgatcgttagggagttgctgatccttgtactcctcatcttccatggtcgtatcgctatcggattcagattcttcactgatctcatattcactgtcactctgtgtttgccggtttgatgaggtcctctggtcagcctcagtgatcacgatgcatgtgttcacggtacgcggttttttggtactcggcttgttcttcacaacggcttttcctttcctttttctttctatctggtacctggcttcctcctcagcttgGAGTAAGGCCTCATCTTTCTCAGATCCATCAGACCTTCCTGACTCTGAAGTGAGGTTCGGTCCCCCAGCCATTTCTTCCATTGTCGTGTCCGGTTCGTTCTGTACTGGAGACACCCCTGTGTCTTCCTGATCAGTAGCTTGAACAGGTTCACCTTCAGCCTCTTTCGGAGTGGCTCGCTCTTCCTCGCTTGCGATCTCTATGGggtcctccgccgtgttcggttttGCCCTGCTGGAGGCCCACCTACCCAAACAACGTTGAGATACCCTCTGCGGCTTGGGCGAGTCTGCCTTTGGGTCAGCTTTCACCACCAGTTTTCGCCTGACCGGAATCGGCTTTACAACCTGAGGTGCCACTGAGGTGGGTGCTTCTACTTTTGGCCctgctgtctctgttcctgtGTCCTTGACTTCCGTAATCGTATTGTCCTCCTCTTCTTCCGGCTGGTGTGCCGGGCTCTCTGTCTCACTTACTCCCTTTGTTTCCGTGCTCATGCCTACTGCCTTCgaagcgaggtctagaccctcagcctccGAGGCAGTAGCTTCCGCTGCTTGGCCTACTTGGTTCAAGATGgactcaaactcctcatctgtcATCAACGACCGCTTctgggctgattcgttcagatctatgtcCTCC
This sequence is a window from Salvia splendens isolate huo1 chromosome 5, SspV2, whole genome shotgun sequence. Protein-coding genes within it:
- the LOC121804081 gene encoding uncharacterized protein LOC121804081, which translates into the protein MRDQQAYSRLQADVIEKKFELEKAMEDLKQANEEAVQSWLDSRPLIDELEKIQAELNATRARVANANSVISDLQAQLGTTEMCIKSAKDEEHNMQMRMNVLNQDVHTMQEETEQLKAKIVRKRRKISKLKLGLRLKRQTLETFELTCEAVELESRAFHASLAQALYYIDNSEAANVMIHLSQEEYGRLKQEANERISDSERRVSKSADEKLRAEKARDLAFRRLLTLHPHNRFRQNNIREQITNMKRPRYPSKRRHGFNSPTGANQHQKSKNYYTFHVKKKESIFFRIKIFIVPCLTKYFKRPAV